Within Alcaligenes sp. SDU_A2, the genomic segment CAACGAGATCCTGAACGAGTTGCGCGGCGAGCGCACAGGCATCCGGTATCGTCTGACTGATCCGGTTCAGGTACAGGTTGCCCGGGTGGACCTGGAGGCACGCCGCATCGAGTTCCGTCTGGTCAAAGGCACGGGCTATAAAGCCCTGAAAGCGGCAGAGTCGGCTCCCGAGCAGCCCGAGCGCCATATTAAAAAAGCGGCGACGGCCAAACCCGAAGCCTTGAAGGGAACTACCGCATCGCAGCGGCGCGCCACCTTAAAGCAAGCCGGCCGCGACGAAAAGCGGGCTGTCGAGAAGAGTGCCAAGTCGGCCAAGACGGCACGCAGTCCTAGAGGACGGCGTCGATAAGCGTACAATACGGGGCCGGGTGCAGATCCGGCCCTGTCATTGTTTTCTTGTCTCTTCAAGGATTGTTATGCCCCAGCAGGTTTTGGCCGGTTTTCATGCCGTTGCAGCCCGAGTCCGTCATAGCGCTGCGTCGGTGCGCGAGGTCTATGTCGATGAAACCCGGCGCGACAAGCGCATGCTGTCCTTCATCGATCAGATTAAGCAGGCCGGCCTGAAAGTCATTCCCGTACAGGCGGAGCGGCTCAATGGTCTGTGCAAGGGCACACGTCATCAAGGCGTGGTGGCGTTGGCCGACGAGCAGGAATTAGCCGTTGACGTCAATGAGCTGCTGGACGATCTGGAAGAGGCGGGTCAGGTGCCGTTTTTGTTGATTCTGGATGGCGTTACCGATCCGCACAATCTGGGGGCGTGTCTGCGTACGGCTAATGCGGCCGGGGCGCATGCGGTCATTGCGCCGCGCGATCGCGCGGTGGGGCTCAATGCCACGGTGTCGCGGGTGGCGTGCGGCGGTGCCGAATCCACGCCGTATATTACCGTCACCAATCTGGCGCGTACCATGCGTCAATTGCGTGAGCGCGATGTCTGGCTGGTCGGCACGGATGACCAGGCTACGCATTCCATGCATCAAGTCGATGCGCGCCGTCCCATGGCCTGGGTCATGGGAGCAGAAGGCGAAGGTATGCGCCGCCTGACCCGCGAAACGTGCGACGAATTAGTGTCCATTCCCATGATGGGAGCGGTTGAAAGCTTGAACGTCAGCGTGGCCAGTGCGGTCTGCTTGTACGAAACCCTTAGGCAACGTGGTGCGGCGTAAGGAGCTTCATTTGCTAAATTACTTATTTGTATAAAAAACTCGGCCTTAGCATCTATGCTTCGCAAGATAATAGATGATCGGCTGCCCTAAACGCGAAGCCAAGGCTTCGCGTTTTTTCATGCGGCGCATGCAACTTCAGGCTTTGCTTATCACTATGGACGAAAACGGCTTTACCACCTCCACCCTGCATTCGGATCGCAGGCTGGGCACGCAGCACGGCGCGATTCATCAACCCTTGCATCCATCCACCGAATACGGGTTTTCCGATGCTCGCGAACTGGCGGCCGTCTTTCAGGGCAAAGCCGGCTTTACGTATTCCCGCCAGGGGACACCGACGACCACCGCCTTGGAAGCCAAAGTAACGCGTATGGAGCAGGGAACCGGCAGTGTCAGCTTTGCCACTGGCATGGCGGCCTTGACGGCTACTTTTTTTACCCTGTTGCGGCAGGGCGATCATCTGATTGCCAGTAAGTATATTTTCGGCAATACCAATAGTTTGCTGGGTACTTTGCGGGACTTGGGTGTGGAAGTGACGGTGGTCGATGCCACCGATGTGGCCCAGGTGCAAGCGGCGCGCCAGCCCAATACGCGCATGGTCTTTGTCGAGACCATCGCCAATCCGGGCACGCAAATCGCCGACCTGTATCGTATCGGTCAGTGGTGTGGCGAACAGGGCCTGGTCTATGTGGTCGATGCCACCTTGTCTACGCCATATCTGCGTCCCGGGCGCGACTATCAGGCCTCGTTGGTCATCAATTCTTTATCCAAGCATATCGGTGGTCATGGCAATGGGCTGGGTGGGATGGTTACGGACACGGGCTTGTTCGACTGGAGCCATTACCCCAATATTGCTCAGGTTTACCGCAACGGCAATCCCAGCTCCTGGGGGCTGACTCAGATCAAGAAAAAAGGTCTGCGCGATATGGGCGGCACCTTGTCCTCGGATGTGGCGCATCGTTTGGCCGTCGGGGCGGAAACGCTGGCCTTGCGCATGGAACGTATCTGTGCAAATGCCCTGGCGCTGGCGCGCTTTCTGCAGGCGCATCCACGTGTGCGCAAAGTGCAGTATCCCGGTTTGGACGATCACCCCCAGCATGCCCGCGCGGCGCAGATGTTTGGTGGGCGATTTGGAGGCCTGATGAGCGTAGTGCTGGCTGACGAGGTGGATGTCTTTGAGTTCCTGAACCGCTTGAAGGTATTCATTTTGGCGACGCACCTGGGCGATAATCGCAGCCTGGTCTTGCCGGTAGCCCACACGATTTATTACGAAATGGGGGCCGAGCAGCGTGCCGTTATGGGCATTGCCGATAATCAGTTGCGCATTTCGGTCGGCATCGAAGAGATTGCCGATTTGACCGGCGATTTTGCCCAGGCGCTGGAGCAGTCCTAAGGCAGGTTTTTAGTAAAGGCGACTGAGCGTCAGGCTGAGCAGGCGCAGAGCCTGGCGTATATCCGCGCTATCCAGGCGGGCGTAACCGAACAGCAAGTGTCGGGAGACGGACGGCTCGATCTCTGCGCTGGCGGCCTGGTCCAGCGGATAGAGCCGGATGCCGCGCCGCAAGGCCGCGTTGGCCACAGCCGCGGCATCGGGGCCGTGGCCGGGCAAGCGCAGGGCCAGGTGCATGCCGGCATTTTCCCCGCTGATGCTTTGGCTGCCCGGCCAGATCTGTTTCAGGCCTTGGATCAGTGTATTGCGTTGCTCCAGATAGCGTCGTCGCACCGTTTGCAGGTGGCGGGTGTAATCATATTCGTCGAAGTAGCGCGCCAGCACCGCCTGGGTCAGCCAGGGGGAGCCATTGTTCAGCAACGCCTTGCGTGCGATCAGGCCGGGAGTCAGGGCAGGCGGGCAGACCATGTAACCCAGACGCAGGCCTGGACCCAGGGTTTTAGAGAAAGAGCCCAGATAAATGACCTGCCGGGGGCTCATGGCGGCCAGGGGGGCAGGCAAGGCGGGGCCATAGCAGAAGTCGCCATCGTAGTCGTCCTCGATGATCAGCGCACCTTTGCGTGAGGCCCACTCCAACAGCTCCTGACGGCGTGCCGTGCTCATGGTGTGGCCTAGCGGATATTGATGGGATGGGGTGACGAAGGCCAGTTGTACCGGGTGCTCCGGTAGCAGGTCGGTGCGTAGGCCGTGTTCGTCCACGGGCACCGGATATGCTTGCGCCTGATGGCGATCCAGCAGGCGATAAAAACCGGTATAGCCTGGGGATTCGTGCACTGCGCCGGCATGTCTGTCCAGGAAATGAGAGGCGATGAGGCTGAGCGCCTCTTGGGTGCCTGCCGTGATGATGATGTGTTCCGGGTCGGCCTTGATGCCTTTGCTGCCCGACAGATAGTCCGCGATTTGCAGGCGCAGGCCCCATAGGCCTTCGGGGGGCGTGTAGTCGGCCATGGCGGCACCGGCATGGCGTAGCAACTGGTTGGACAGATGGATGAAGGCGCGCAGCGGAAAGGCATGTACCGAAGGCCGGCCGACCTTGAAGTCGAACCGCACCGGCAGAGAGGGCGGAGGCACATGGACGCCGCTGGCGCGGGCGCGGTTCACCGAGCGGGTCGAAAAACCGGCGGGCGCATCCAGTACAAAATCCGGGATGGCTCGTTTACCGTTGCGGCCGTGTCGCGGCGTGACAAAATAGCCCCGGCTTGGTTCGCTGTGGATCAGGTTCGAGTCGATCAGCAGTTCGTAGGCACCCAGTACGGTGTTCTTGGACACCTGCAGCAGCGAAGCCAGTCGGGTAATGGAAGGCAGGCGGTTGCCGTCCTGTAAACGACCCGAACAGATGAGCGTTTCGATCTGGCGGGCAATCTGCTGTTTGTAAGGCCGGTCGCGGGCATGGGTCAGGGTGATGGGCAAGGAAAACATGGCTTGGGTCGGTGTAAAGGGCGGCCGTCTGCAATCCAGCCATACCCGCGCACTATAGGTGCTGATCCCTATTTATACCTTGCGTTTTATCAAATTGTGTTTCGTTCGTGATAAATTTGTCTCACTTGCAAACGCTCCGTTTTTGCTATCGAAACATTTGTCGATATGCACCCTGATCATTATTTTTATCTGGATGAAACCATATCCAGACAATGATCGGTATCCGTACCTTTTCTACTAAAAATCACAATCGTTATAGTGTGGAGAGCCTTGCTCTTCTGCAAGGTGATCGTAGGGAGGTACTAAGATGTATAGAAAAATCATGACTCTGGCCGTCCTGTCCACAGGGGTTGCCTCGGCAATGGCCGCGACCAGCGAAGAAAAGCTGCGGGTCGAGCATTTGTTCCAACAAAATTGCGCCGTCTGTCACGGTGCGGATCGGGGTGGCTATGTGGCCCCGGCCCTGACCAGCGATCGCCTGGTGCAAAGCGAGATCGCCTTGCGCGGCACCATCATGACCGGTATTCCGGACACGCTCATGCCGCCGTTCGCCGGCCGTCTGTCCGACCCCGATATCCGCGCGTTGGCGCAGCTCATCAAGAACGAGCCGGCCGCCGATCTGAAATGGGGCATGGACGAAATCCGCGCCAGCGTAAAAGTCCTGGTGGACGAATCCACGCTGCCTGCCAAACCCAATTACGCCATTGATACGGTTTACGACCTGATGGTCATCATGGCGCGTGGCCGTTATGGCCGGGGCGACGAAGGCAACCATGCGCGCACGGTCTTTCTCAACGGCAAGACCAATCAGGTAGTCGGCGAGATCGCCACGCCCAGCGCGCCCCATATCATGGACTTCAGCCCCACCCACGAACGCTGGGCCTGGCTCAAGAGCGATGACGGTCACGTCTATAAAATCGATCTTTATACCCTGCAGATCGTGCGCCAGGCCAAGGTCGGCCTGACCGGACCGGGCATTGCTGTTTCCAAAGATGGCAAGTGGCTGGCCATCAGCTCCTTCGTGCCGCGCAGCGTAGCCATCCTCAAGGCCGACACGCTGGAGCCGGTCAAGTACATGGACCTGGAGGGCGAGGACCCGGACGGCAAGTTCGTCAAATCGGCCGGTGGTCCCGTCATCGGCAGCCGTATCAACAACAAGTTCGCGCTTACCCTGCGCCAGGCAGGCCAGATCTGGATCATCGATCCCGACAAGCCCGGCATGCCGGTCACCAAACTGACCAAAGTAGGGCGCATGCTGCACGACACTTTCCTGACACCGGACGGGCGTTATTCCATGGTGGCCTCGTACGACGATAACAAGTATGTGGCCATAGACCTGAAAGACGACAAGGTGGTGCGCGACATCCCGGCCGGATGCCAGCCGCATGCCGGCTCCGGTGCCGTTACCGAGGTTAACGGCCGCATGCTGGCCTTTGGCACCAATATGGGCACTTGCAAAAAAGGGTCGGTGGTCACGGTCTGGGATACCAAGGACTTTTCCGTGGTCAAGCAGATTCCGGTGGCCGGGGCCACCGAATCGCCGGCCGCGCATCCGAATGCCCCCTATGTGGCCGTGGACATCATCGATAAGGACAAGCGCGCCGCCTGGATTCAACTGATAGACAAAAACACCTTGGAAGTCGTCAAAACCCTGGACGTGGGCGGGCATGCCTTCTTTCCGAACTACAACCGCAACGGCGACTATCTCTATGTCAGCTCGGGATATTGGGGAGACCGCCTCAAGATCTACGACAGCCGCTCTCTGGAACTGGTGGCCGAGCACAAAATGGAAAGTCCCTCCGGGATTTTTTCGCGGGCCAGAACACGTTGGCTGACCATCGGCCAGCCTGAAACCCAGAAATACTGATCAAGGGAAAAACCATGAAATGGATTTTTAGAATGGCAGCCCTGTTGTGCGGCCTTGGAATGGCGCAGGCCGCAGGGGCCGATACGACGGCGGCGCTGGTCGGCAAGACACCGCAGTCGGATCTTTCTGTGCAAACGTCGGCTTTGTTGCCTTTGTGTGCGTCATGTCACGGTGTGGATGGCATCAGCAGTGTGGGCCTGTATCCGAATCTGGCTGGTCAGAAGGCCGATTACATCGTCAAGCAATTGCAGGCCTTCAAGACCCGGGAACGCAATGATCCGGTCATGAGCTCCATGGCCGAACCCCTAAGCGACGACACCATACACGAGCTGGCAAAGTACTTTGCCGGTTTGAAGTAAATCCAATCGCGGCGTCGCTTAGCCGACGCCGCAAGGCTCACTCATGAATTTGTTTCCTTTGTTTTTCAATCTTACCGGTCGGGCCGTCATGGTTGTTGGGGGCGGTATGGTCGCCGAGCGCAAAGTGCGGTTGTTGTTGCGTGCCGGAGCCGATGTCACGGTAGTGGCACCGCAGCAAACGCCCTGGTTGGTGGCCAGCGCCCAGGCCGGGGTTCTGCGCAGTATTGTGGCCTGTTTCTCGCCTGCTCAATTAGGGCCATGCTGCTTGGTGGTCGCCGCAACGGGCCGGCGCAATGTTAATCAGGTGGTTGCAGAAATAGCCCATCAGCGTTGCATACCCTGCAATGTCGTCGACGATGCGCAGCTTTCCTCGGTGCAGGTGCCGGCCATTGTCGATCGTTCGCCTTTGATGGTGGCCGTGTCGTCGGCGGGTTCGGCACCTGTGCTGGCGCGGCGTGTCAGGGAGCGTATCGAAAGCGTGCTGGAAGAGTCTTTGGGCGATCTGGCGGCACTGGCGGCCAGCCACCGACCGGACATCAAAAAAGCCTTTCCCGATGTACGTGCCCGGCGCTTCTTTTTCGATTGGTTGTTGGGCAGTCAGGTGCAGACGCTGTTGGCCAGCGGCCAGACCGACGAGGCGGCTGCCATGCTGAAATCCGCCTTGCGCTGCGGCATGCAGGACAAGGCGGTGCGGGTCAGTATTGTCTGCATAGCTGATTTGCCTGCGGCTGACCTGCTGACCTTGCGCGCGCTACGCGTTCTGAATCAAGCAGATTGGGTTCTGTATTTGCCGCAGACCTTGCCCACGATTTTGGATAAAGTCAGGCGCGATGCCGGCTTGCAGGCATTGGATGAGCTAGGTGCTGTTTTACACGACGACTTCCTGAACCCCGAGTTCTGGGGCCGCCTGCGCCCGCTCTGGGCCAATAAGGAGCGCGTCGTGATTGTCTGGCGATCTGACTGGGATGCGCAGGCCTTGGTCGACGTGTTCCGGCAGATGGGCGTAAGCTGCGCCATCATTTAAGTACAGCGGCACGTTTTCAGCACAATACGGTAAGCCTGCGTGCTTGCAGGCAAGTGCCAAGCGTGTTGCAGACCCTCGGAACGTCGAGGGTTTGTTGTCTAGCGTTTTGCGGCATGCACAATTGATGTCCATGCGCAGTTATGGGGAGGAGCACGGGGCTTGGATTTCCTGATCGCTTAAATAGCAGCCGGGATCTTCGGCCCACAGGTCGTCACTGGTTTTTTGCGCGCGTGTGCGCGTGTTGCCGTTGCAGATAGGCAGGTAGTGGCATTGGGCGCAACGCCCTTTGACCGGACGGGGGTGTTGCCGCAGCAAGTTCAACAGCGGTTCGGACGAATCGGCCCAGATGCTGGAAAAGGGGCGGGATAGCACATTGCCCAGAGAATAGTGCCACCACATGGTGTCGGGGTGGACATTGCCGCGATTATCGATATTCGCGACGTTGACCCCGCTGGCATTGCCTCCCCAGTGCAACAGCTTGGCGTGGATACGGTCGGCGTGTTCGGGGAAACGACGTCGCACCCAGTGCAGAAAGAATACGCCATCGGCATCGTTGTTTCCGGAGGTAAATTCTTTGGGCTGGCCTGCGAGTCGGTAGGCCATGCAAGCCTCGAAGACGTGCTCCATCGCTTGCCGGGTCATGTGGTGATGACTGGCCTGTTTACGATTGCGCGCTCCACGGCCGGCATAGTTCAGGTGCGAAAGATAAAAGCGGTCTATGCCTTCCTGGCCCAGCAGTTGGAGGAGGGCGGGCAGGTCGGCCGCATTTTCTTGGGTCAGGGTAAAGCGTATGCCGACTTTCAGACCGCGATCTCTGCATAGTCGCAGCCCTTCCAGGGATGCGGCATAGGCACCTGCCTGGCCGCGAATGCGATCGTGTCGCTCTTGAAGACCGTCCAGTGAGACGCCGATGTAGCCCAGGCCGCAGGCGGCCAGGGCATCGATGTTGCTTGCGTTGATCAAGGTGCCGTTGGAGGACAGGCCTACGTACATGCCCAGTGCTCCCGCGTGGCGGGCAATATCGAATATGTCGGGGCGTAGCAGCGGTTCGCCGCCGGACAGGATGACGGCGCGTACGCCAAAGGCGTGCAGGTCGTCCAGAACAGCACAGACCTGTGTAAAAGACAGTTCGCCGGGGAAGTCTTTGTCGGTAGACGCGGAATAGCAGTGGCTGCAATGCAGATTGCAACGACGGATCAGATTCCAGATGACGACTGGGCCGGTGCGCGTGGCGGTGGGCGGGGTAGGGCGTTGCAGCTCGGCGATGAAGTTGGAAATGCGGAACATCGTCAATTACTCCGGATGCGCAGGCCTGTCTTTTTAAGGATGGCACTGGAGAACAGAACATCGCGCGATTTGAGCGCGCCCGGCAGCTTGGACTGCAGCAGTTCGGCTATGTCATCCGCTTGCTTGAGCACGGCGGCGCGATGGGTGCCATGCAACATGGTGAACAGGTTGTAAGGCCAGAGTGGCAGATGACGCGGGCGGCGATAGCAGTGGCTGACCTGGGGGAGCGCACCGAGCAGGATGCCGGCTTGATCGATCTGGTGGTCGTCTATATTCCAGACGCACATGCCGTTGGCAAGGTAACCCAGGGCATAGTGATTGGGGACGGCCGCAATGCGCCGTATAAGGCCTTTTGCCAGCATGGCATTCATGCGTTCCAGTACGTCTGCGGGAGCCATCTTCAGGTGTAGGGCCAGCGCGTGATAGGGCCTGGGCTCCAGGGGCAGGCCGTCCTGGGTGGCATGGATAAGCGCGGCGTCGGCCGGATCAAGGGGCGAGGTGGCCATAGTCAGATTTCCAGGTACATGTTTACGTAGTATTCGCGCTCTTTGGGGAAGGCCAGCACGGCAAGCGCAGTTTCGTGTTCTATTGCCGCGATGCAGTCGTGAACGGCGTTTGCGGACGGCGTCGCCAACACAAACCACATGTTCAGATCATGATCGCGGCGATAGTTGTGGGCGACCTCGATATGGCGGTTGACGGCAGCCAGCACGGAATCCCAGCGAAGGTCTGGCACAGCCATGGCGGCCAGGCAATAGGCCCCACCCAAGGCTTCGGCGTTGAACAAGGGGCCAAAGCGACTAAGAACGCCCCTGGTGCGAAGCAAGGCAATGCGATGGATCAGTTCGGTTTCGTTTAGGCCCAGGTCTGGGGCGATCAGGGCGAAGGGATGCGGGCAGACGGGAAAGCCGCGCTGCAGCGTATTGATGATCCGCCGATCGGCCTCGTCCAGCGGCGCTATGTGCGTAGAAAAAGGGGTAGTGGGATTAGTCATGGCCAACGACGCGGGTAGGAATGCGCGCACCGCGCTGTTTGAAACAGTGAGATGAAAACAGGATGTCGTGTCTGAAGGCGTCCAAGCCCAGGTTTCGATTGATTTGCGCATGCTGGGACAGCACTTGTCTGCGGTCCTGGCCATGAATCATGCAAAAAAGGTTGTGTGGCCATTCGGGTGGGTGGGGGCGGCGTTGGTAGCAAAGGGTGACGCCCGGTTGTTGGCCCAGTTGGGTGCCGAGTTGATCGATCTGTGTGTCGGGGACCGTCCATACGCACATGGCATTGGCTTGGTAGCCAAGCGCGCGATGATGCAGCACGACGCCGAAACGGCGGAACAGACCCACGCGCAGCCAAGTGGCCACTTGCTTTAAAACCTGCTTTTCGGACAGGCCGGTAAGGCGGGCCAGTTCTTGAAAGGGTTCGGGCACCAGTGCCAGTCCATGCTGGACATGTTGCAGCAGCAGATGTTCCGGCGTATCGGCACAGGGCAGTCCGTCGCAGGCTTGCAGGCCCGCCGTTTTCTTTTCGGCAGGCGTCAGGCTGAATCCCAGGTCGATGTGGTAGGCCGCCAGCATGGGCAGACTGATCGGTGTCAGGCCGGTCAGACGGGCGATGTCGTTCAGTCGGGCGTGTAGAGTCGGAGTATCTGCGCAGGCCATCACGAACCAGAGATTGATGGGGTGTTCGCGCTCGTAGTTGTGATTGACTTCGGGCAGGGCGCTGATCTGGTCGGCCACCATTTGTAGACGGTGGGCAGGCACCTGCAGGGCGGCCAGCGTGCTGCTCATGCAGGCAGGGTTAAGGACTGGGCCGATGCGGCTGATCTGCTGGAGGGTCGTCCAGTGTTGAAAATGCTCCAGCACGGCGTGTTCGCCCAGTCCTACGCTAAGCCCTAAGCTGCGGAAAGGACGGGACACCAGCGGAAAGCCGTGTTGCCAGGCGTTGAGCAGGCGAAAAGCTGAAGGCGATAGGTCAGAAACCAATGCGATTGCTCCTGTGCGTGAAGAAGATGCCACTGGGTCTGGGGATGGACAGGGTGTTGATCAGGGCCAGACTGCGGGTGTCGTAAATGGTGACCGTATTGTCGTCGCGTGCCGATATCCAGACGGCTTCACCCCGCGGAGTGAACTCCATGTGCAGGACCGCCTTGCCGGGCGAAAGAGTGTGGGTGACTTGCAGGGTGTCCACATCGATGATCTGTACTTTGTCGTTGTCCGGGAAGGCGAAATTGACCCAGATTCGACGGCCGTCGGGCTGGGCCATGACAAAGACGGGTTGACCCAGAACAGGAATACGGTTGCTTTCCGTCCAGGAGCCGGTGTGGGCGACGAGCACTTCGTGGCGGCCTATGGCGGGCAGGAACAGGCGTTGTCCCGCTACCGACCAGCCCCGTAGATGGGGCATTTTGAAAACCGGCAGGGGTTGCTCTCCTTTGCCGTAGCCGGGGAGGATTTTTTGCGTACCGTTTTCTGGGTGCCAGAGGTCCAGCATGGCCAGTGCATCTTCACCGAACAGACCGGCGATATAGTGGCGGCCATCGGGGGTGACCATGGCGTCGTAGGGCTGGCGGCCTGCATGGAAACGCTGTGTCTTGGGCTGCCGGGGGTCGGACAGGTCGGTAAGCCAGATTTCACCGGCCTCGAACAGCGAATAGGCGAATTTCTGGCCGGGCAGGTCGGCCAGTCCTACGACCTTGGCGCGTTTTCCTGGGGCATATTCGGCTGGGACTTCGCTGATGAAGTCCAAGGTATCCGCATCGAAAACCTTGATGCCGCCCGGTTCGTAGTTCTGCACGACGATCAGGCGGCCATCTTGGGAAATGGAGCCGCCGATGGCGTTGCCCGACTGCATGATTCGATGCACCAGGCGATGGCGCAGCAGGTCGACCTTGCTCAGTCCGCCGTCGCGGCCGAAGACGTAGCCATAGCGGCCATCGCGGGAGTAGGTGACGTGGGCGTGAGAGAGGTCCCCCAGGCCGTGGATACGCGCCAATTGGCGGCGTCGGCTGGTTTCCACCACGGCGACGCTACCCGAACTGCGTTCGATGACCAGCCCCAGGTCGTTGGTGCCACGGGGTAAGGGGGCGCAGGCGCTGAGCAGCAGGGCGGCCAGCAAGAGAGCGGATGATTTCATGGTTGACCGGATGGTGGGTTGAGCAGGAGATCGGCCAGCCACAGGGCTTCGGCCGGTTGTATGAAGGCCTGCCAGCCGGGCATGGCCGTTCCCGGCCGGCCTTGCAAAATGACATGCGCAAGTTGTTCTATCGTGCGGCCGGTCAGGGCGGAATGGGTTAAGGCGGGCCCGAGTCCGCCATCCAGCTTGAGTCCGTGGCAGGAGCCGCATTCTTGACGCAGGAGGTGAGTCAGGATGCGCTGGCGTTCGGGGCTAGGTGGATTGGCCTGTGATAGGCAGGGAAGCAGCGCAAGCAGGATACAGAGCAGGCGCGTCGGCAGCGTCAGGGCTGTGGGCATGGCTGGACCTGATCGACAAAGCGGCTGACTAAGGACGTAGCGTAGTGGGGATGCAACTGCACCACCTTGCCGATGAGCAGCAGGGCCGGCGGCGTGAAGGCCTGAATGGCGCTGGGCAGGTCGGCCAGTGTGGTGAACCCCCATCGCTGGTTGCTTAGCGTGGCGTTCTGGACCAGGGCGACGGGGGTGTCGCCGGAGCGGCCATGCCCGAGCAAGGCATGGGCAATATGGCGTGTGTTGCTGACGGCCATGTAAAAGACCAGCGTGCAGCTGGGATCGGCCAGAGAAGACCAGTCCAGCGCCAGACTTTGCTTGTCGCGCAGATGTCCGGTAATGAAGCGCACGCTGGTGGCCAGGCCCCGATGGGTAAGGGGAATGCCCAGCGAAGCTGCGCAGCCAGTTGCGGCTGTGATGCCTGGAACGATTTCGGCGTGGATGTCGTGGCGGCGCAGGTACAGAAGCTCTTCGCCGCCACGGCCAAAAATGAAGGGGTCGCCGCCCTTCAGGCGGATGACACAGGAATGGTCGGAGGCCAGCATGCGTAGCGTGCGATGGATGGTTTCCTGCATGGACGCATTGCAGCCGGCGATCTTGCCCACGTCGTGCAGCTCGGCCTGGGGGTTGATGCAGTTCATGATGCCTTTGCCCACAAGGCGATCATGGACGACGGCTGTGGCGTTTTGGAGCAGGCGCAGTGCCCGCAATGTAAGTAGTTCGGGGTCGCCGGGACCGGCTCCGACCAGATAGACTTTGCCGTTCAATGCCGTGCTCCTTGGCAGTGGGACTGCGTGTTCAGAAAAAAAGCAGATAGAAAAATTGTAGGTGGCCGAAGGTGCCAAACATGGGTATGGATGGCGAGCCTGTGATGGGTGTGCTTTTGTTCTGGACTGTCGTGTTGCTTGCTGCGACGCGACATATGGTCAGCCGGCAAATAGCATATTTTCCGGATGGTGTTAAGGGCGGTATCCAAAAAAATGAAAAGACCCGCAAGAATTGTGAAAAGTGAGCAATGATGCGGGTTACAGACGTGTTTTTGCTTGACACGTCTTTTATTCATAGGCCTAATACGCGGTAGCCAGCCGGGCCGTCTTGACGCTCGGTTGCAAAGGCAGTCGGCGGTGCTTAGATTCCTGCCGTCTGCCCTGTTAATGTGGCAGTAACAGACCGGCGTCCGCTGGGGGGCCGGTTAAAATAATTTTCAGGGGTATTTTCTCAATGAATAAAACCGAGCTTATCGAATTCATTTCCACCAAAGCCGATCTGTCCAAGGCTGATGCCGGTCGTGCGCTGGATGCGTTTATCGATGCCGTGACCACCACGCTGAAAGACAAAGATACGGTTACTTTGGTTGGTTTCGGAACGTTTGACGTTTCCGAGCGCGCACCCCGCTCGGGTCGCAACCCACGCACTGGCGAAACCATTGAAATCGAAGGCGCTAACGTGCCTAAGTTCCGCCCAGGCAAAGCTCTGAAAGACGCCGTCAATTAATTTAAAAAATTTACGACGTAGGGCTTGCAAAAGATAATCTGTGATCCTATAATTCTTTTTCTTCACAGGAAGAGTGGCATCACGGAAATGGGTGCTTAGCTCAGCTGGTAGAGCGGCGCCCTTACAAGGCGTAGGTCGGGGGTTCGAACCCCTCAGCACCCACCATCTCTTTTGTGAATCCGATCAAGCACTTAGCGTACGCTAGGTGCTTTTTTTATGCCCGATTGATCGGTGTTGAAAGTGGTTTAGGAAAGGCTAAGCAACCGTAATTGGCTTGCTGCCAACTAGGCTACGCCCTGCCGTGTGGACGGCGACGGTTGCGGCACTGCTGCCCGCGAAATAAGGTATCCGTCTTATAGCGCGGGTACGAACCTG encodes:
- the rlmB gene encoding 23S rRNA (guanosine(2251)-2'-O)-methyltransferase RlmB, which encodes MPQQVLAGFHAVAARVRHSAASVREVYVDETRRDKRMLSFIDQIKQAGLKVIPVQAERLNGLCKGTRHQGVVALADEQELAVDVNELLDDLEEAGQVPFLLILDGVTDPHNLGACLRTANAAGAHAVIAPRDRAVGLNATVSRVACGGAESTPYITVTNLARTMRQLRERDVWLVGTDDQATHSMHQVDARRPMAWVMGAEGEGMRRLTRETCDELVSIPMMGAVESLNVSVASAVCLYETLRQRGAA
- a CDS encoding cystathionine gamma-synthase family protein gives rise to the protein MDENGFTTSTLHSDRRLGTQHGAIHQPLHPSTEYGFSDARELAAVFQGKAGFTYSRQGTPTTTALEAKVTRMEQGTGSVSFATGMAALTATFFTLLRQGDHLIASKYIFGNTNSLLGTLRDLGVEVTVVDATDVAQVQAARQPNTRMVFVETIANPGTQIADLYRIGQWCGEQGLVYVVDATLSTPYLRPGRDYQASLVINSLSKHIGGHGNGLGGMVTDTGLFDWSHYPNIAQVYRNGNPSSWGLTQIKKKGLRDMGGTLSSDVAHRLAVGAETLALRMERICANALALARFLQAHPRVRKVQYPGLDDHPQHARAAQMFGGRFGGLMSVVLADEVDVFEFLNRLKVFILATHLGDNRSLVLPVAHTIYYEMGAEQRAVMGIADNQLRISVGIEEIADLTGDFAQALEQS
- the pdxR gene encoding MocR-like pyridoxine biosynthesis transcription factor PdxR — protein: MFSLPITLTHARDRPYKQQIARQIETLICSGRLQDGNRLPSITRLASLLQVSKNTVLGAYELLIDSNLIHSEPSRGYFVTPRHGRNGKRAIPDFVLDAPAGFSTRSVNRARASGVHVPPPSLPVRFDFKVGRPSVHAFPLRAFIHLSNQLLRHAGAAMADYTPPEGLWGLRLQIADYLSGSKGIKADPEHIIITAGTQEALSLIASHFLDRHAGAVHESPGYTGFYRLLDRHQAQAYPVPVDEHGLRTDLLPEHPVQLAFVTPSHQYPLGHTMSTARRQELLEWASRKGALIIEDDYDGDFCYGPALPAPLAAMSPRQVIYLGSFSKTLGPGLRLGYMVCPPALTPGLIARKALLNNGSPWLTQAVLARYFDEYDYTRHLQTVRRRYLEQRNTLIQGLKQIWPGSQSISGENAGMHLALRLPGHGPDAAAVANAALRRGIRLYPLDQAASAEIEPSVSRHLLFGYARLDSADIRQALRLLSLTLSRLY
- a CDS encoding cytochrome D1 domain-containing protein, producing MTLAVLSTGVASAMAATSEEKLRVEHLFQQNCAVCHGADRGGYVAPALTSDRLVQSEIALRGTIMTGIPDTLMPPFAGRLSDPDIRALAQLIKNEPAADLKWGMDEIRASVKVLVDESTLPAKPNYAIDTVYDLMVIMARGRYGRGDEGNHARTVFLNGKTNQVVGEIATPSAPHIMDFSPTHERWAWLKSDDGHVYKIDLYTLQIVRQAKVGLTGPGIAVSKDGKWLAISSFVPRSVAILKADTLEPVKYMDLEGEDPDGKFVKSAGGPVIGSRINNKFALTLRQAGQIWIIDPDKPGMPVTKLTKVGRMLHDTFLTPDGRYSMVASYDDNKYVAIDLKDDKVVRDIPAGCQPHAGSGAVTEVNGRMLAFGTNMGTCKKGSVVTVWDTKDFSVVKQIPVAGATESPAAHPNAPYVAVDIIDKDKRAAWIQLIDKNTLEVVKTLDVGGHAFFPNYNRNGDYLYVSSGYWGDRLKIYDSRSLELVAEHKMESPSGIFSRARTRWLTIGQPETQKY
- a CDS encoding c-type cytochrome; protein product: MKWIFRMAALLCGLGMAQAAGADTTAALVGKTPQSDLSVQTSALLPLCASCHGVDGISSVGLYPNLAGQKADYIVKQLQAFKTRERNDPVMSSMAEPLSDDTIHELAKYFAGLK